From the genome of Ictalurus punctatus breed USDA103 chromosome 28, Coco_2.0, whole genome shotgun sequence, one region includes:
- the nova1 gene encoding RNA-binding protein Nova-1 isoform X2, with protein MESEALDSRKRPLETPTEAGSTKRTNTGEEGEYFLKVLIPSYAAGSIIGKGGQTIVQLQKETGATIKLSKSKDFYPGTTERVCLIQGTVEALNGVHNFIAEKVREMPQSSQKSEPVSILQPQTTVNPDRVKQAKLIVPNSTAGLIIGKGGATVKSVMEQSGAWVQLSQKPEGINLQERVVTVSGEPEQNRKAVEIIVQKIQEDPQSSSCLNISYSNVTGPVANSNPTGSPYANSAEVLPSAAAAAAATASTLLGQAGLASFPSAMSGFSGNDLLAITSALNTLASYGYNTNTLGLGLNPAAASGVLAAVAASANPAAAAAANLLASYASEASGGAAHPAAPGLAGFSLGSLAAATGASNGYLNPATSPLVASSLLGTEKLAEGGKEVLEIAVPENLVGAILGKGGKTLVEYQELTGARIQISKKGEFIPGTRNRKVTITGSPAATQAAQYLISQRITYEQGVRATNPQKVG; from the exons ATGGAGTCCGAGGCGCTGGATTCCCGAAAAAGACCGCTGGAGACTCCGACTGAGGCGGGAAGCACCAAGCGCACTAACACAGGAG aagaGGGTGAGTACTTCTTGAAAGTGCTGATCCCCAGCTATGCGGCCGGTTCAATTATTGGTAAAGGAGGACAGACCATCGTCCAGCTGCAGAAAGAGACTGGCGCCACCATCAAACTGTCCAAATCTAAAGACTTCTACCCAg gtacgACAGAGCGCGTGTGTTTAATCCAGGGTACGGTCGAGGCGCTGAACGGCGTTCATAACTTCATCGCAGAGAAAGTGCGCGAGATGCCACAAAGCAGCCAGAAAAGCGAACCGGTCAGCATCCTGCAACCTCAAACCACCGTTAACCCCGACCGAGTCAAACAG GCTAAACTGATCGTGCCCAACAGCACAGCTGGGCTGATCATTGGTAAGGGTGGAGCAACGGTGAAGTCAGTGATGGAGCAGTCGGGCGCGTGGGTGCAGCTCTCACAGAAACCTGAGGGCATCAACCTGCAGGAGAGAGTGGTGACCGTGAGCGGCGAGCCCGAGCAGAACCGCAAGGCTGTAGAGATTATTGTGCAGAAGATCCAGGAGGACCCACAGAGCAGTAGCTGTCTCAACATCAGCTACTCCAATGTCACAGGACCTGTGGCCAATTCCAACCCCACAGGCTCACCATATGCCAACAGTGCAGAGGTTCTGCctagtgctgctgctgctgccgctGCCACTGCGTCCACGCTGCTGGGCCAGGCGGGCCTTGCCAGCTTCCCCTCTGCAATGTCTGGCTTTTCCGGCAATGACCTGCTGGCCATCACCTCTGCCCTGAACACGCTCGCCAGTTATGGCTACAACACCAACACTCTGGGGCTTGGCCTGAACCCAGCAGCCGCCTCTGGAGTGTTAGCCGCCGTTGCTGCTAGTGCTAACCCTGCAGCCGCTGCTGCAGCCAACCTCTTAGCATCGTACGCCAGCGAGGCATCCGGAGGAGCGGCTCACCCGGCTGCACCTGGGCTTGCCGGCTTCTCACTGGGTTCTCTAGCAGCTGCCACGGGAGCTTCCAACGGCTACCTGAACCCGGCAACCTCCCCGCTGGTGGCCTCCTCACTGCTGGGGACTGAGAAACTTGCCGAGGGTGGAAAGGAGGTGCTGGAGATTGCCGTGCCCGAGAACCTGGTGGGCGCCATTTTAGGGAAAGGGGGGAAGACGCTGGTGGAGTACCAGGAGCTGACAGGGGCTCGCATCCAGATCTCCAAGAAGGGCGAATTCATCCCGGGCACGCGCAACCGCAAAGTGACCATCACAGGGTCGCCGGCAGCAACGCAGGCCGCGCAGTATCTCATCAGCCAGCGGATCACGTACGAGCAAGGCGTCCGTGCCACAAACCCTCAGAAAGTGGGCTAG
- the nova1 gene encoding RNA-binding protein Nova-1 isoform X1, giving the protein MEEGEYFLKVLIPSYAAGSIIGKGGQTIVQLQKETGATIKLSKSKDFYPGTTERVCLIQGTVEALNGVHNFIAEKVREMPQSSQKSEPVSILQPQTTVNPDRVKQAKLIVPNSTAGLIIGKGGATVKSVMEQSGAWVQLSQKPEGINLQERVVTVSGEPEQNRKAVEIIVQKIQEDPQSSSCLNISYSNVTGPVANSNPTGSPYANSAEVLPSAAAAAAATASTLLGQAGLASFPSAMSGFSGNDLLAITSALNTLASYGYNTNTLGLGLNPAAASGVLAAVAASANPAAAAAANLLASYASEASGGAAHPAAPGLAGFSLGSLAAATGASNGYLNPATSPLVASSLLGTEKLAEGGKEVLEIAVPENLVGAILGKGGKTLVEYQELTGARIQISKKGEFIPGTRNRKVTITGSPAATQAAQYLISQRITYEQGVRATNPQKVG; this is encoded by the exons ATGG aagaGGGTGAGTACTTCTTGAAAGTGCTGATCCCCAGCTATGCGGCCGGTTCAATTATTGGTAAAGGAGGACAGACCATCGTCCAGCTGCAGAAAGAGACTGGCGCCACCATCAAACTGTCCAAATCTAAAGACTTCTACCCAg gtacgACAGAGCGCGTGTGTTTAATCCAGGGTACGGTCGAGGCGCTGAACGGCGTTCATAACTTCATCGCAGAGAAAGTGCGCGAGATGCCACAAAGCAGCCAGAAAAGCGAACCGGTCAGCATCCTGCAACCTCAAACCACCGTTAACCCCGACCGAGTCAAACAG GCTAAACTGATCGTGCCCAACAGCACAGCTGGGCTGATCATTGGTAAGGGTGGAGCAACGGTGAAGTCAGTGATGGAGCAGTCGGGCGCGTGGGTGCAGCTCTCACAGAAACCTGAGGGCATCAACCTGCAGGAGAGAGTGGTGACCGTGAGCGGCGAGCCCGAGCAGAACCGCAAGGCTGTAGAGATTATTGTGCAGAAGATCCAGGAGGACCCACAGAGCAGTAGCTGTCTCAACATCAGCTACTCCAATGTCACAGGACCTGTGGCCAATTCCAACCCCACAGGCTCACCATATGCCAACAGTGCAGAGGTTCTGCctagtgctgctgctgctgccgctGCCACTGCGTCCACGCTGCTGGGCCAGGCGGGCCTTGCCAGCTTCCCCTCTGCAATGTCTGGCTTTTCCGGCAATGACCTGCTGGCCATCACCTCTGCCCTGAACACGCTCGCCAGTTATGGCTACAACACCAACACTCTGGGGCTTGGCCTGAACCCAGCAGCCGCCTCTGGAGTGTTAGCCGCCGTTGCTGCTAGTGCTAACCCTGCAGCCGCTGCTGCAGCCAACCTCTTAGCATCGTACGCCAGCGAGGCATCCGGAGGAGCGGCTCACCCGGCTGCACCTGGGCTTGCCGGCTTCTCACTGGGTTCTCTAGCAGCTGCCACGGGAGCTTCCAACGGCTACCTGAACCCGGCAACCTCCCCGCTGGTGGCCTCCTCACTGCTGGGGACTGAGAAACTTGCCGAGGGTGGAAAGGAGGTGCTGGAGATTGCCGTGCCCGAGAACCTGGTGGGCGCCATTTTAGGGAAAGGGGGGAAGACGCTGGTGGAGTACCAGGAGCTGACAGGGGCTCGCATCCAGATCTCCAAGAAGGGCGAATTCATCCCGGGCACGCGCAACCGCAAAGTGACCATCACAGGGTCGCCGGCAGCAACGCAGGCCGCGCAGTATCTCATCAGCCAGCGGATCACGTACGAGCAAGGCGTCCGTGCCACAAACCCTCAGAAAGTGGGCTAG